One genomic region from uncultured Subdoligranulum sp. encodes:
- the ispG gene encoding flavodoxin-dependent (E)-4-hydroxy-3-methylbut-2-enyl-diphosphate synthase yields the protein MTRQLKREVKIGNVTIGGTHPIAVQTMLNVPVKDIAGNVAQAKRVAAAGCQIVRVTVPTPADAAVVSAIKEAVDIPVVADIHFDYRAALAALDAGADKIRINPGNIGDDDRVKAVADACNAKNVPIRIGVNGGSLEKHILAKYGAPVPEAMVESALYHVRLLEKHDFDNIVISIKSSNVPRMMAAYRMLSAQTDYPLHVGVTEAGGNRMGLIKSGMGIGGLLLEGIGDTLRVSLTEDPENEVYAGYDILRAVGYAVAGPEIISCPTCGRTQYPMIEIANEVEQRLRDEGFKKPLKIAIMGCVVNGPGEASDADIGIAGGKDEALLFIRGEKIRMLKGDIVGQFLEEIHKL from the coding sequence ATGACGCGCCAACTGAAACGAGAAGTCAAGATCGGAAACGTGACCATCGGCGGTACCCATCCCATCGCCGTGCAGACCATGCTCAACGTGCCGGTAAAAGATATTGCGGGCAATGTGGCCCAGGCCAAGCGGGTGGCGGCGGCAGGCTGCCAGATCGTGCGGGTGACGGTGCCCACGCCGGCGGATGCGGCGGTGGTTTCCGCCATCAAGGAGGCGGTGGACATCCCCGTGGTGGCGGATATTCATTTCGATTACCGCGCCGCGCTGGCTGCGCTGGATGCAGGAGCCGACAAGATCCGCATCAACCCGGGCAACATCGGTGACGATGACCGCGTCAAGGCGGTGGCCGACGCCTGCAACGCTAAAAACGTACCCATCCGCATCGGTGTCAACGGCGGCAGCCTGGAAAAGCATATCCTGGCCAAGTACGGTGCCCCGGTACCGGAGGCCATGGTGGAAAGCGCGCTGTATCATGTGCGCCTGCTGGAAAAACATGACTTTGACAACATTGTCATCTCCATCAAGTCCAGCAATGTGCCGCGCATGATGGCCGCCTATCGGATGCTGTCGGCGCAGACCGACTACCCGCTCCATGTGGGCGTCACCGAAGCGGGCGGCAATCGGATGGGACTTATCAAATCCGGCATGGGCATCGGCGGCCTTCTGCTGGAAGGCATCGGCGATACGCTGCGTGTTTCGCTGACCGAGGACCCCGAAAACGAGGTATACGCAGGCTACGATATCCTGCGGGCGGTGGGCTATGCCGTGGCCGGTCCTGAAATCATCAGCTGCCCCACCTGCGGTCGTACCCAGTATCCCATGATCGAGATCGCCAACGAGGTGGAACAGCGCCTGCGGGATGAGGGCTTCAAAAAGCCGCTGAAGATCGCCATCATGGGCTGCGTGGTCAATGGCCCCGGCGAGGCATCGGACGCCGATATCGGCATTGCCGGCGGCAAGGACGAAGCGCTGCTCTTCATCCGCGGAGAGAAAATCCGCATGCTGAAGGGCGATATCGTCGGTCAGTTCCTGGAGGAGATCCACAAGCTGTAA
- a CDS encoding PolC-type DNA polymerase III, with product MKPLVTQVWPQFTADQQFCNAFGSVLVDRVELHRTKRQVIICLRSAEPLDQALCGRLCASLREVFAGYELHLRNYFSYPNITPEAVRLMIEELKEKGMPVNGFLDKNEPVVFGEDGITVRVNAGRTILESVELPRVLAELIQERTGSLPIVRLADTGNARTEEEFEQYLQEKTPVVKFEAKETPPDFTIEGLSLSNKPVKVFYGKNFKPTETRRLNDLGDGGKVVVWGDVFATEVKGSRRKIYFTSITDYTGSVNLKILGDEDADMSKWEGLKPGTTLIVRGNYMYDKYEHDYVIMPYDVLQVEREPRQDTAPEGQKRVELHLHTKSSSMDGFNDPGKIVRLAHRMGHRAIAITDHGVCQGYPEAMLATDDIHKNDPNFKLIYGCEAYFVDDMIPAVYGKAQMPLSGSFVVFDTETTGLDSNVEALTEIGAVYVENGKINEEKKFCTFVNPGKPIPQRVVELTGINDAMVADAPTPEEAIRAFKEFCGDHVLVAHNAHSFDMLFIRKAGEKAGISFDENTYIDTLPMGQALFPGLRNYKLDTINKHLEIPPFNHHRAVDDAMALARIFEVMLNDLQEKDIQTVEAINTGLGGNKEVLKKKYYHLIILVQNQVGLKNLYRIVSAAHTQYFFKKPRVPRSLLNKYREGLLLSPACEAGELYRAIVAGQPYEQLLRIADYYDYLEVQPLGNNEFMVRNGQVDSIEAVKNFNRTVIQLGEDLHKPVVATGDSHFQEPEDWIYRAVLQAGNGFKDADNQAPLYYHTTTEMLEDFSYLPQDKAFEIVVTNPNKIAATIDNNLRAIPKGTYPPSIPGAEQELRDDTWKHAARDYGTPLPDVLQKRLKKELDSICGHGYAVLYVIAVRLVAYSNAGGYQVGSRGSVGSSAVAHFSGISEVNSMPPHYLCPECKHSEWIDDGVHMDGFDLPDKNCPVCGHKMIVEGHDIPFETFLGFYGDKEPDIDLNFSGMYQSHVHRYTEELFGKENVFKAGTVSGLQDKTAYGYVKKYLEERGKTVNRAEENRLVIGCTGVKRTTGQHPGGMVVVPDTFDIYDFCAIQHPADDVKGGLLTTHFEFKYLHDTLLKLDELGHDVPTFYKYFEEYSGIPIDSVPMNDEKVYSLLTSPAALGVTEEQIGSKTGTFGIPEMGTNFVRQMLLDAQPKNFSELIQISGLSHGTDVWTNNADELIRSGTCTIAEVIGCRDSIMLYLLRKGLEPKMAFDIMEAVRKGKVAKGGFQPGWEEAMREHDVPDWYIESCRKIKYMFPKAHAVAYLMAAIRLMWFKVYHPAIFYAVYFTVRGADIDYEAAVGGVRVAKEHLRENEHIPKEERTAKDDDALVSLQLENEMLQRGCQFLPIELGKSHASKYVVEDGKVRLPFTSLRGLGEAAAVALEEATIHGQEYISVEELQQASGVASSVFDKLRSVGALGNLPETSQVDLFSLM from the coding sequence TTGAAACCACTTGTTACCCAGGTCTGGCCGCAGTTCACGGCGGACCAGCAGTTCTGCAATGCGTTCGGCAGTGTACTGGTCGATCGGGTGGAACTGCACCGTACCAAACGTCAGGTGATCATCTGCCTGCGCAGTGCCGAGCCGTTGGACCAGGCGCTGTGCGGGCGCCTTTGTGCATCCCTGCGGGAAGTCTTTGCGGGGTATGAACTGCATCTGCGCAATTATTTCTCCTACCCGAATATCACGCCGGAAGCGGTCCGGCTGATGATCGAGGAGCTGAAAGAGAAGGGCATGCCGGTCAACGGATTTCTGGACAAGAACGAGCCGGTGGTGTTCGGCGAGGACGGCATCACCGTTCGCGTCAATGCCGGACGCACCATTCTGGAAAGTGTGGAGCTGCCCCGGGTACTGGCGGAACTGATTCAGGAGCGCACAGGCTCGCTGCCCATTGTGCGGCTGGCCGATACCGGCAACGCCCGCACCGAGGAGGAGTTCGAGCAGTACCTGCAGGAGAAGACCCCGGTGGTCAAGTTCGAGGCCAAGGAAACGCCGCCCGACTTCACCATCGAGGGACTGTCGCTGTCCAACAAGCCGGTCAAGGTGTTCTACGGCAAGAACTTCAAACCCACCGAGACCCGCCGCCTCAACGATCTGGGCGACGGCGGCAAGGTGGTGGTGTGGGGCGATGTCTTTGCCACCGAGGTCAAGGGCAGCCGCCGCAAGATCTATTTCACCTCCATCACCGACTATACGGGTTCGGTCAACCTGAAGATCCTGGGCGACGAGGACGCCGACATGTCCAAGTGGGAGGGCCTCAAGCCCGGCACCACGCTGATTGTGCGCGGCAACTATATGTATGACAAGTATGAGCATGACTACGTCATCATGCCCTACGATGTATTGCAGGTGGAGCGGGAACCCCGCCAGGATACCGCCCCCGAGGGGCAGAAGCGGGTGGAACTGCATCTGCACACCAAGTCCAGCTCGATGGACGGCTTCAACGACCCCGGCAAGATCGTGCGTCTGGCCCACCGCATGGGTCATCGCGCCATTGCCATCACCGACCACGGCGTCTGCCAGGGCTATCCTGAAGCCATGCTGGCCACCGATGATATCCACAAGAACGACCCCAATTTCAAGCTGATCTACGGATGTGAAGCCTACTTCGTGGACGATATGATCCCGGCGGTCTACGGCAAGGCCCAGATGCCGCTGTCCGGGTCCTTTGTGGTGTTTGACACCGAGACCACCGGCCTGGATTCCAACGTGGAGGCGCTGACCGAGATCGGCGCCGTCTATGTGGAGAACGGAAAAATCAACGAGGAAAAGAAGTTCTGCACCTTCGTGAATCCCGGCAAGCCCATCCCCCAGAGGGTAGTGGAGCTGACCGGTATCAACGATGCCATGGTGGCCGATGCCCCCACGCCGGAGGAGGCCATCCGTGCCTTCAAGGAGTTCTGCGGCGACCATGTGCTGGTGGCCCACAATGCCCACAGCTTTGATATGCTCTTCATACGCAAGGCAGGGGAGAAGGCGGGCATCAGCTTTGACGAGAACACCTATATCGATACGCTGCCCATGGGCCAGGCGTTGTTCCCGGGACTGCGCAACTACAAGCTGGATACCATCAACAAGCACCTGGAAATTCCGCCCTTCAACCACCACCGCGCCGTGGACGATGCCATGGCACTGGCCCGCATCTTCGAGGTCATGCTCAATGACCTGCAGGAGAAGGACATCCAAACGGTGGAGGCCATCAACACCGGCCTGGGCGGCAACAAAGAAGTGCTGAAGAAGAAATACTACCATCTGATCATTCTGGTGCAGAACCAGGTGGGACTGAAGAACCTTTATCGCATTGTCAGCGCGGCCCACACCCAGTATTTCTTCAAAAAGCCCCGTGTGCCCCGCAGCCTGCTGAACAAATACCGGGAGGGCCTTCTGCTCTCTCCGGCCTGTGAAGCAGGTGAACTTTACAGGGCGATCGTGGCGGGCCAGCCCTACGAACAGCTGCTGCGCATCGCCGATTATTACGATTATCTGGAAGTGCAGCCGCTGGGCAACAATGAATTCATGGTCCGCAACGGTCAGGTGGATTCCATCGAGGCGGTGAAAAACTTCAACCGTACGGTCATCCAGCTGGGCGAGGACCTGCACAAACCGGTGGTGGCCACCGGCGACTCCCATTTCCAGGAGCCGGAGGACTGGATCTACCGGGCGGTGCTGCAGGCCGGCAACGGCTTCAAGGACGCCGACAACCAGGCACCGCTCTACTATCACACCACCACGGAAATGCTGGAGGACTTCAGCTATCTGCCCCAGGACAAGGCCTTTGAGATCGTGGTCACCAATCCCAACAAGATTGCCGCCACCATCGACAACAATCTGCGGGCCATTCCCAAGGGCACCTATCCGCCCAGCATTCCCGGCGCCGAGCAGGAACTGCGGGATGACACCTGGAAGCACGCGGCCCGGGACTACGGTACCCCGCTGCCCGACGTGCTGCAGAAGCGCCTGAAAAAGGAACTGGATTCCATCTGTGGCCACGGCTACGCGGTTCTGTACGTCATTGCCGTGCGTCTGGTGGCCTATTCCAATGCGGGCGGCTACCAGGTGGGCAGCCGTGGCTCGGTGGGCTCGTCCGCCGTGGCCCACTTCTCCGGCATTTCGGAGGTCAACTCCATGCCGCCCCACTATCTGTGCCCCGAATGCAAACACAGCGAGTGGATTGACGACGGCGTCCACATGGACGGTTTCGACCTGCCCGACAAAAACTGCCCGGTCTGCGGGCACAAGATGATCGTGGAAGGCCACGACATTCCGTTTGAAACCTTCCTGGGCTTCTACGGCGACAAGGAACCGGATATCGACCTGAACTTCTCGGGCATGTACCAGTCCCACGTCCACCGCTATACCGAGGAACTCTTCGGCAAGGAAAACGTCTTCAAGGCCGGCACGGTGTCCGGTCTGCAGGACAAGACCGCCTACGGCTACGTCAAGAAGTATCTGGAGGAGCGGGGCAAGACGGTGAACCGTGCCGAGGAAAACCGTCTGGTCATCGGCTGTACCGGCGTCAAGCGTACCACCGGCCAGCATCCCGGCGGCATGGTCGTTGTGCCCGACACCTTCGATATCTACGATTTCTGTGCCATCCAGCACCCGGCGGACGACGTGAAGGGCGGTCTGCTGACCACCCACTTCGAATTCAAATACCTGCACGATACGCTGCTCAAACTGGACGAGCTGGGCCACGATGTGCCCACCTTCTACAAGTACTTCGAGGAGTATTCCGGCATTCCCATCGATTCGGTGCCGATGAACGATGAGAAGGTGTACAGTCTGCTCACCAGCCCGGCGGCGCTGGGCGTCACCGAGGAACAGATCGGCTCCAAAACCGGCACCTTCGGCATCCCCGAGATGGGCACCAACTTCGTGCGGCAGATGCTGCTGGACGCACAGCCCAAGAATTTCTCCGAACTGATCCAGATTTCCGGCCTTTCCCACGGCACCGATGTCTGGACCAACAATGCCGACGAACTGATCCGCTCGGGCACCTGCACCATCGCGGAAGTGATCGGCTGCCGTGACAGCATCATGCTGTACCTGCTGCGCAAAGGGCTGGAGCCCAAGATGGCCTTTGATATCATGGAGGCCGTCCGTAAAGGCAAGGTGGCCAAGGGCGGCTTCCAGCCCGGCTGGGAGGAAGCCATGCGGGAACACGATGTGCCCGACTGGTACATCGAATCCTGCCGTAAGATCAAGTATATGTTCCCCAAGGCCCACGCGGTGGCCTACCTGATGGCGGCCATCCGTCTGATGTGGTTCAAGGTCTACCATCCGGCTATCTTCTACGCGGTGTACTTCACGGTGCGCGGCGCCGATATCGACTACGAGGCAGCCGTGGGCGGCGTGCGGGTGGCCAAGGAACACCTGCGGGAAAACGAGCACATTCCCAAGGAAGAACGCACCGCCAAGGACGACGACGCTCTGGTCAGCCTGCAGCTGGAAAACGAGATGCTGCAGCGCGGCTGTCAGTTCCTGCCCATCGAACTGGGCAAGAGCCACGCCAGCAAATACGTGGTGGAGGACGGCAAGGTCCGCCTGCCGTTCACCTCGCTGCGCGGTCTGGGCGAAGCGGCGGCCGTGGCGCTGGAGGAGGCCACCATCCATGGCCAGGAATATATCTCGGTGGAGGAACTGCAGCAGGCCAGCGGCGTGGCCAGTTCGGTGTTCGACAAGCTCCGCTCGGTGGGCGCGCTGGGAAATCTGCCGGAAACCAGTCAGGTGGACCTGTTCAGCCTGATGTGA
- the dxr gene encoding 1-deoxy-D-xylulose-5-phosphate reductoisomerase — protein sequence MSKTITLLGSTGSIGTQSLDVCRMHGYSVFGLAARSSVDKLLEQIREFHPRYVAVVDPEACGKLETELAGQPDAPKLLSGAEGLRELAAMDGPDVVLNAVVGIAGLDASLAAIESSHDLALANKESLVTGGHLVTDAVKRNGVHLLPVDSEHSAIFQCLQDAHSAKTLEKILLTASGGPFFGMTTEELRGKTKEDALRHPNWNMGAKITIDSATLMNKGLELIEAAWLFGLPEDKIQIVVQRESIIHSAVQFADHSIIAQLGVPDMRIPIQYALTWPERLPSPVPELDFTALTKLSIATADEETFRCLAACKKAIRKGGLAPCAANGANEAAVAHFLRDEIGFLDIGRLVEGVVDSDSFGGDYTLEDVHACDRMARAYVEAHI from the coding sequence ATGAGTAAAACCATCACACTGCTGGGTTCCACCGGTTCCATCGGTACCCAGAGTCTGGATGTATGCCGGATGCACGGTTATTCGGTGTTCGGTCTGGCGGCGCGCTCCAGCGTGGATAAACTGCTGGAGCAGATCAGGGAATTCCATCCGCGCTATGTGGCGGTGGTGGACCCTGAGGCCTGCGGCAAACTGGAGACTGAACTGGCCGGCCAGCCGGACGCACCGAAGCTGCTGTCAGGCGCGGAGGGCCTGCGGGAGCTGGCTGCCATGGACGGTCCCGATGTGGTGCTCAACGCAGTGGTCGGCATTGCGGGCCTGGATGCCTCGCTGGCAGCCATCGAGAGCAGCCACGACCTGGCGCTGGCCAACAAGGAAAGCCTGGTCACCGGCGGCCATCTGGTGACCGACGCAGTAAAGCGGAACGGTGTGCACCTGCTGCCGGTGGACAGTGAGCACAGCGCCATTTTCCAGTGCCTGCAGGACGCCCACAGCGCCAAAACGCTGGAGAAAATCCTGCTCACGGCGTCGGGCGGACCCTTCTTCGGCATGACGACGGAGGAACTCCGCGGCAAGACCAAGGAGGATGCCCTGCGCCATCCCAACTGGAACATGGGTGCCAAGATTACCATCGACTCGGCCACCCTGATGAACAAGGGCCTGGAACTCATCGAGGCGGCATGGCTGTTCGGTCTGCCGGAGGATAAGATCCAGATCGTTGTCCAGCGGGAGAGCATCATCCATTCGGCGGTGCAGTTCGCCGACCATTCCATCATTGCCCAGCTGGGCGTGCCGGATATGCGCATCCCCATTCAGTATGCGCTGACCTGGCCGGAACGTCTGCCCAGCCCGGTGCCGGAGCTGGACTTCACGGCGCTGACCAAACTGAGCATTGCCACGGCGGACGAAGAAACCTTCCGCTGTCTGGCTGCCTGCAAGAAGGCCATCCGCAAGGGCGGGCTTGCCCCCTGCGCGGCCAACGGCGCCAACGAAGCAGCGGTGGCCCATTTCCTGCGGGACGAGATCGGCTTCCTGGACATCGGCCGCCTGGTGGAAGGCGTGGTGGACAGCGACAGCTTCGGCGGCGACTACACGCTGGAGGATGTCCATGCATGCGACCGCATGGCCCGCGCTTATGTGGAAGCCCATATTTGA
- the secG gene encoding preprotein translocase subunit SecG translates to MNWYEIALGCVLIAVSLLIIVFTLAQEQKGQGLSAAIMGENTHMAAGRERGIDAKLAKWTKVFGGVFFVVVLVICVLSARL, encoded by the coding sequence ATGAACTGGTATGAGATCGCTCTCGGCTGCGTTCTGATTGCAGTGTCGCTTTTGATCATCGTTTTCACCCTTGCACAGGAACAGAAGGGCCAGGGCCTCTCTGCCGCGATCATGGGCGAGAACACCCACATGGCGGCCGGCCGTGAGCGCGGCATCGACGCCAAGCTCGCCAAATGGACCAAGGTCTTTGGCGGCGTGTTCTTTGTGGTGGTGCTGGTCATCTGCGTACTCAGCGCCCGCCTGTAA
- a CDS encoding M50 family metallopeptidase — protein MTALLTGLVSLLVFGVVILVHELGHFWAARHCGIRVEEFSIGFGPKLFCWNRGGTRYTLRLIPLGGYNLFSTPPDPDGEGEEIPPVRPPERKKSLFPVTVRGLEFEQAGAWQRFFVTLWGAVMNFLLGLVVLLVLVFSMANLGGTTIAQFVDGASSSQTGLQMGDTIVKVDGKRTRTANSLAQMFDGTEKSHTMTVLRDGEIVTLDGVTVAPTTDADGNIVSGVDFRVAAVPKTLRNVLVQTGEFFRYYSTAILGGFWELATGRVGVDQLSGPIGTVSAVSQAVQYGWRDVLSLMALLTINVGIFNLLPIPALDGCKLLFLLFEGLTGHAVPQRFQIAVNTAGMVLLLWLMLLVTMQDITRIL, from the coding sequence ATGACTGCATTGCTGACCGGGCTGGTATCCCTGCTCGTGTTCGGGGTTGTCATTTTGGTGCATGAGCTGGGCCATTTCTGGGCGGCCCGGCATTGCGGCATTCGGGTGGAGGAATTCTCCATCGGATTCGGACCGAAACTGTTTTGCTGGAACCGCGGCGGAACCCGGTACACTTTGCGGCTGATCCCGCTGGGCGGTTACAATCTGTTTTCCACGCCGCCCGACCCGGACGGGGAGGGGGAGGAAATTCCCCCGGTGCGTCCGCCGGAGCGGAAAAAGAGCCTGTTCCCGGTGACGGTGCGCGGCCTGGAATTTGAACAGGCCGGGGCCTGGCAGCGCTTTTTTGTAACGCTGTGGGGCGCCGTGATGAATTTTCTGCTGGGGCTTGTTGTGCTGCTGGTGCTGGTGTTCAGCATGGCCAATCTGGGCGGCACCACGATTGCCCAGTTCGTGGACGGTGCTTCCAGCAGCCAGACGGGGCTGCAGATGGGGGATACCATCGTGAAAGTGGACGGCAAACGGACGCGCACGGCCAACTCGCTGGCGCAGATGTTTGACGGTACAGAAAAATCCCACACCATGACGGTACTCCGCGACGGGGAGATCGTGACGCTGGACGGCGTGACGGTGGCTCCCACCACCGACGCGGACGGCAACATTGTCAGCGGGGTGGATTTCCGGGTGGCGGCAGTTCCCAAGACGCTGCGCAACGTCCTGGTGCAGACCGGGGAATTCTTCCGGTATTACAGTACCGCCATCCTGGGCGGCTTCTGGGAACTTGCCACTGGCCGGGTGGGGGTGGATCAGCTGTCCGGCCCCATCGGTACGGTGTCGGCGGTGAGCCAGGCCGTGCAGTACGGCTGGCGGGATGTGCTCTCCCTGATGGCACTGCTGACCATCAATGTGGGCATATTCAATCTGCTGCCGATCCCCGCACTGGACGGCTGCAAACTGTTGTTTTTGTTGTTTGAGGGTCTGACAGGCCATGCGGTGCCGCAGCGTTTTCAGATTGCGGTCAACACCGCCGGTATGGTCCTGCTGCTGTGGCTGATGCTGCTGGTGACCATGCAGGATATAACCAGAATTTTGTAA